Proteins from a single region of Primulina tabacum isolate GXHZ01 chromosome 5, ASM2559414v2, whole genome shotgun sequence:
- the LOC142546175 gene encoding protein PHOX1-like has translation MGKQGGTNKKTLGDKSGESNLGQSKASENSPRAYDKDTAIFISMSQELKNDGNRLFQRRDYEGAMLKYEKAIKLLPRNHIDVSYLRSNMAACYMQLGISEYPRAIHECNLALEVTPKYSKALLKRARCYEALNKLDLALRDVGTVLKMEQNNIMASEIAERVKSTLERQGSRANEIPIDLIPLPEYLEPPPPPPIKVSKEKTKKKKSNNVMEKIVDDKMKENKDEKESDEKEMKGEIEERNTDNVIMTRKSDDRIDEKKAEDKLVVEEEKISNGVGEEPKRTVKLVFGEDIRWAQIPVNCNMSKLREIISDRFPSSKAVHVKYKDEEGDLVTIATAEELRWAEAASGHGSVKLYIVEVNPDQDPSCQKVKRVETEAQLDMKRVTENGHVGRRKELRSESSCISDWIIEFAQFFKNYAGFDIDAYLDLHEVGMKLYSEAMEEAITSEEAQDLFSTAADTFQELAALALFNWGNVHMSRARKKVYFTEDSSRESVLMQIKCAYDWAQKEYVEAGKKYEEALKIKPNFYEAILACGQQQFEQAKLSWYYAVGTNIDLESWPSTEVLQLYNNAEENMEKGMFMWEDVEERRLNELSKPKKVETLLQKMKLDNLFKHISANEASEQASNLRSQIFVIWGTMLYERSIMEFKLGLPVWQECLEVAVEKFELAGASPTDIAVMIKNHCSIDTTSKGLGFNIDEIVQAWNEMYEAKTWQSSIPCFRLEPLLRRRASKLYYALEHA, from the exons ATGGGGAAACAAGGTGGAACAAACAAGAAAACATTGGGAGATAAATCAGGGGAATCCAACTTGGGGCAAAGTAAAGCTAGTGAAAATAGTCCAAGAGCTTATGATAAGGACACTGCCATATTTATTTCTATGTCGCAAGAATTAAAGAACGATGGCAATAGATTGTTTCAGAGGAGGGACTATGAAGGCGCAATGTTAAAGTATGAGAAAgccataaaattgcttccaagAAACCATATTGATGTATCCTATCTACGGAGTAATATGGCCGCTTGCTATATGCAGTTAGGTATTAGTGAGTATCCAAGGGCGATCCACGAATGCAATTTAGCCCTTGAGGTCACACCAAAATACAGTAAGGCTCTCTTGAAGAGAGCTCGGTGTTATGAAGCATTGAATAAGCTAGATTTGGCACTGAGAGATGTTGGGACGGTATTGAAGATGGAACAAAATAATATCATGGCAAGTGAAATTGCAGAAAGGGTGAAAAGCACACTAGAGAGACAAGGCTCAAGAGCAAATGAAATTCCGATAGACCTGATTCCGTTACCTGAATATCTTGAGCCTCCTCCTCCGCCTCCAATTAAGGTATCCAAAGAGAAGActaagaaaaagaaaagcaaCAATGTAATGGAAAAGATAGTTGATGACAAGATGAAAGAAAATAAGGATGAGAAAGAAAGTGACGAGAAGGAAATGAAAGGAGAAATTGAAGAAAGAAACACTGATAATGTTATTATGACAAGGAAGTCTGATGACCGTATTGATGAAAAGAAGGCTGAGGACAAATTAGTCGTGGAGGAAGAGAAAATTAGTAATGGTGTGGGTGAAGAGCCTAAAAGAACTGTGAAATTGGTATTTGGAGAAGACATAAGATGGGCTCAGATTCCGGTCAACTGCAACATGTCGAAGCTTAGAGAAATTATTTCTGATCGGTTTCCCAGCTCTAAAGCTGTTCACGTCAAGTATAAAGATGAAGAAGGTGACCTGGTCACAATTGCCACCGCAGAAGAACTGAGGTGGGCTGAAGCGGCTTCAGGACATGGTTCTGTTAAACTATATATTGTTGAAGTTAATCCAGATCAAGATCCCTCGTGTCAAAAGGTTAAAAGGGTTGAAACAGAAGCCCAGCTTGACATGAAACGTGTTACTGAAAATGGACATGTGGGAAGAAGAAAGGAGTTACGGAGTGAGTCATCTTGTATCAGTGATTGGATCATTGAGTTTGCTCAATTCTTCAAGAACTATGCTGGGTTTGACATTGATGCTTACCTAGATCTCCATGAGGTTGGAATGAAACTCTATTCTGAAGCTATGGAGGAGGCAATCACTAGTGAAGAGGCTCAAGACCTTTTCAGCACTGCGGCAGATACATTCCAAGAGCTGGCAGCTTTGGCTTTGTTTAATTGGGGTAATGTTCACATGTCCAGGGCAAGAAAGAAGGTTTATTTTACCGAGGATTCTTCTAGAGAATCTGTTCTTATGCAGATCAAGTGTGCGTATGATTGGGCACAGAAGGAGTACGTAGAAGCCGGGAAGAAATATGAAGAGGCACTGAAAATTAAACCAAATTTCTATGAGGCTATTCTAGCTTGTGGGCAGCAACAGTTTGAGCAGGCCAAACTTTCTTGGTATTATGCAGTCGGTACTAATATTGATCTAGAATCATGGCCTTCAACAGAAGTTCTTCAGCTTTACAACAATGCCGAGGAAAACATGGAAAAGGGTATGTTCATGTGGGAAGATGTGGAAGAACGCCGTCTCAATGAACTGTCCAAGCCAAAGAAAGTTGAAACCCTGTTGCAGAAAATGAAACTGGATAACTTGTTCAAACATATTTCTGCAAATGAGGCCTCAGAACAGGCTTCAAATCTTAGATCACAGATATTTGTGATTTGGGGTACCATGCTTTACGAAAGATCCATTATGGAATTCAAACTAGGACTTCCTGTGTGGCAAGAATGTTTGGAGGTTGCTGTTGAAAAATTTGAACTTGCTGGAGCTTCTCCGACTGATATTGCTGTTATGATAAAGAACCACTGCTCCATAGACACTACATCGAAAG GCTTGGGATTCAATATTGACGAGATTGTTCAGGCATGGAATGAGATGTATGAAGCTAAAACGTGGCAGAGCAGCATTCCTTGTTTCCGATTAGAGCCACTACTTCGAAGAAGAGCTTCAAAACTTTATTATGCCCTTGAACATGCGTAG
- the LOC142546176 gene encoding uncharacterized protein LOC142546176 gives MGIGKLRIGGAWSGVLEVELDDWTVAMLREEVANRSNCGGLHSINLICGGKMLRDGDGSEKLTQLGVKNNAKIFASKVSSDQVGKSQKDEFLAEEERANKLSRLKAAATSLASRHVDGSLPDGDFNLELENQSGEKVQLGSETDQRAIVMGLMLHTNGKALIRKQQYRDALEVLTIGEEAFSLCDPKLVEMVDNVSILQIDMVWCYFMLRDISWLSVAGIRLAKAREGIERSHGKESARLRILQGGRFPELALHLRMELLEGVVAYHGGQLQKSKDFLKSAQAKFFQLQVPDETLSFLMSMGYKDREAKRALRMNNLDVGSAVDFLVEEKAKRAKKREENLRRKEEILEQKQYGVTPLKKAVDLQKVYELVSMGFEKDLAAEALRRNENDTQKALDDLTNPETNSALQNEIISRKRKRSRQAEAAARGSLLSMGFTSASVDEALQKFSDEEQALNYLLGQLNGSTTDASGINLSVPPKNAHETENLGSNDIGSSSGGTSDDNDFKVRDMEMEGELTEELNNTDAYSDYDIDVTIEGEAINEYLALLNSAENVVKVLT, from the exons ATGGGCATCGGGAAACTGAGAATTGGTGGGGCGTGGAGTGGGGTGCTTGAAGTGGAACTAGATGACTGGACAGTGGCCATGTTGAGAGAAGAAGTGGCAAACCGATCAAACTGCGGTGGGCTTCACTCCATAAACCTCATATGCGGGGGAAAAATGCTCAGAGATGGTGATGGCTCGGAGAAATTGACCCAATTGGGTGTCAAAAACAACGCCAAGATTTTTGCTTCCAAGGTTTCTTCTGATCAAGTCGGGAAGTCTCAAAAAGATGAGTTCTTGGCCGAGGAAGAGCGCGCCAACAAACTTTCCAGGCTCAA GGCCGCTGCTACGTCATTGGCCAGTAGACATGTAGATGGTTCATTACCTGATGGAGACTTCAATCTAGAGCTGGAAAATCAGAGTGGGGAAAAAGTGCAGTTGGGATCTGAAACTGACCAACG GGCAATAGTGATGGGACTCATGCTTCACACTAATGGAAAAGCACTAATACGAAAGCAACAATATAGAGATGCATTGGAAGTCCTCACCATTGGTGAG GAGGCTTTTTCTCTGTGCGACCCAAAGCTTGTCGAG ATGGTTGACAACGTATCAATTCTTCAAATAGACATGGTGTGGTGCTATTTTATGCTCCGAGATATCAGTTGGCTTTCCGTAGCAGGTATCCGCCTCGCAAAAGCCAGAGAAGGCATTGAGCGTTCTCATGGAAAGGAATCTGCTCGCCTGAGGATTCTTCAAGGAGGTCGTTTTCCTGAGCTAGCCTT ACACTTGAGAATGGAGTTGCTAGAAGGAGTGGTCGCATATCACGGTGGTCAGTTGCAAAAAtcgaaagatttcctgaaatcTGCGCAGGCTAAATTTTTCCAG CTTCAAGTTCCTGATGAAACCCTGTCTTTTCTAATGAGCATGGGTTATAAAGATCGTGAAGCAAAGAGGGCCCTACGCATGAACAACTTGGATGTTGGAAGTGCTGTTGATTTTCTTGTTGAGGAAAAGGCAAAAAGGGCTAAAAAACGTGAGGAGAATCTTAGAAGAAAGGAAGAAATCCT GGAGCAAAAACAATATGGAGTGACTCCTCTTAAGAAAGCAGTGGATCTCCAGAAAGTATATGAATTGGTCTCCATGGG GTTTGAGAAAGATCTTGCTGCAGAGGCCCTTCGCAGAAATGAAAATGATACCCAGAAGGCTTTGGATGACTTGACAAACCCTGAAACAAATTCTGCTTTACAA AATGAAATTATatcaaggaaaaggaaaaggtcGCGTCAAGCAGAAGCTGCTGCTAGAGGAAGTCTTTTATCCATGGGTTTCACGAGTGCATCAG TGGACGAAGCTCTTCAGAAGTTTAGCGATGAAGAGCAGGCATTAAACTATCTACTCGGACAACTGAACGGAAGTACCACAGATGCATCAGGCATAAATCTTTCTGTTCCACCAAAGAATGCTCATGAAACGGAAAACTTAGGATCCAATGATATAGGCAGCAGCTCTGGAGGTACATCAGACGACAACGATTTTAAGGTTCGGGATATGGAGATGGAAGGTGAACTAACAGAAGAACTGAACAATACAGATGCATATTCCGACTATGATATTGATGTTACAATAGAAGGTGAGGCGATAAACGAGTACTTGGCATTGTTAAATTCTGCAGAAAATGTGGTAAAAGTTCTTACATAG
- the LOC142546174 gene encoding protein S-acyltransferase 24-like, with protein sequence MASEIEVVEEVESGDSPSNGGKTAAVVVEDESLRNDVYTAAAYGDMEKLQRLVQSEGGSVSEPDGLGYYALQWAALNNRTAAAQYIIEHGADINARDNTGQTALHWSAVRGAIQVAELLLQEGARVNLVDFNGYQTTHVAAQYGQTAFLYHIVTKWNADPDIPDNDGRSPLHWAAYKGFADCIRLLLFLNAYRGRQDKEGCTPLHWVAIRGNLEACTVLVQAGKKNDLMITDNTGLTPAQLAADKNHRQVAFFLGNARKLFEKKWDSNSLVGKLSKLGLAPLLWCMIFLLLVTYIHAVVTASNLPRLTAGFGLIAWMGVFLATSGLILFYRCSSKDPGFIKMNRYDQENMKDDEPLLKFEVNNPALLAGNWSQLCSTCKIVRPLRAKHCSTCGRCVEQFDHHCPWVSNCIGKKNKWDFFLFLVLEVVAMLITGAVALIRVLTDPTAPSTFGAWFSHAGKQHVGALSFFVADFFLLSGVAVLTVVQASQISRNITTNEMANMMRYSYLRGPGGRFRNLYDHGCKKNCTDFLINGYNEDIERAEESVIESEGIGMMHMTRNAIHSNGSIDHASRTNGNDQVVIDVNNTSNSLRGHVHSSHCSHGHNHNRKTDSIPLGLGVGLARNTAHSAEVS encoded by the exons ATGGCATCGGAGATCGAGGTAGTGGAGGAGGTGGAATCCGGAGATAGTCCCTCGAACGGTGGAAAGACGGCGGCTGTGGTTGTGGAAGATGAGAGCTTGAGGAACGACGTGTACACCGCGGCCGCTTATGGTGACATGGAGAAGCTTCAGCGGCTGGTCCAGAGCGAGGGTGGCTCGGTCTCCGAGCCCGATGGCCTAGGTTATTATGCACTTCAATGGGCGGCACTCAATAACCGGACTGCCGCCGCGCAATATATCATAGAG CATGGAGCTGATATTAATGCCCGTGATAATACAGGCCAAACTGCTCTGCACTGGAGTGCTGTTAGGGGTGCAATCCAGGTTGCTGAACTTCTGTTGCAGGAGGGTGCTCGTGTCAATTTAGTTGATTTTAATGGCTATCAG ACAACACATGTTGCTGCACAATATGGTCAGACGGCTTTTCTTTATCACATAGTCACAAAGTGGAATGCTGATCCTGATATTCCTGATAATGATGGAAGAAGCCCTTTACACTG GGCAGCTTACAAGGGCTTCGCAGATTGTATACGTCTTTTGCTATTTCTAAATGCATACAGGGGACGGCAGGACAAAGAAG GTTGCACCCCCCTTCACTGGGTTGCCATTAGGGGTAATTTAGAAGCATGCACTGTTTTGGTACAGGCTGGGAAGAAGAACGATTTAATGATTACAGATAATACTGGTCTTACACCTGCTCAGCTAGCTGCTGATAAGAATCACAGACAAGTCGCATTTTTCCTT GGAAACGCTAGAAAGTTGTTTGAGAAAAAGTGGGATAGCAACAGCTTGGTTGGCAAACTTTCGAAATTAGGACTTGCTCCTTTACTTTGGTGCATGATCTTTTTGCTGCTAGTGACATATATCCATGCGGTTGTTACAG CTTCTAATTTGCCAAGATTAACTGCTGGTTTTGGTCTCATTGCTTGGATGGGTGTATTCTTGGCAACCTCTGGACTGATTCTTTTTTATAGATGTAGCAG CAAGGATCCAGGGTTTATCAAAATGAATAGATATGATCAAGAAAACATGAAAGATGAT GAACCTTTGCTGAAGTTTGAGGTAAATAATCCTGCTTTGCTTGCTGGGAATTGGTCACAACTTTGCTCAACTTGCAAG ATTGTTCGTCCTCTTCGTGCAAAGCATTGTTCCACCTGTGGTCGCTGCGTTGAACAATTTGATCATCATTGCCCATGGGTGTCTAATTGCATTGGAAAG AAAAACAAGTGGGACTTCTTCTTGTTTCTTGTTCTGGAAGTTGTTGCAATGCTGATTACCGGAGCAGTTGCACTTATAA GAGTGTTGACTGACCCAACGGCTCCATCTACCTTTGGCGCATGGTTTAGCCATGCTGGTAAACAGCATGTTGGTGCTTTATCATTTTTTGTTGCAGACTTTTTCCTCCTTTCTGGTGTTGCAGTCTTGACTGTTGTACAGGCCTCTCAG ATTTCTCGCAATATTACAACAAATGAAATGGCAAATATGATGCGGTACAGCTACCTAAGAGGACCAGGTGGTAGATTCCGTAACCTGTACGATCATGGCTGTAAGAAGAACTGCACAGATTTCTTGATAAATGGCTATAATGAAGATATCGAGCGCGCTGAAGAATCGGTGATTGAATCTGAAGGAATTGGGATGATGCACATGACACGAAATGCCATCCATTCAAATGGATCCATCGATCATGCTAGTCGAACAAATGGAAATGACCAAGTAGTAATTGATGTGAATAATACCTCAAATTCGCTTCGTGGTCATGTCCATTCTTCTCATTGTAGCCATGGCCATAATCACAATAGAAAAACTGATTCGATTCCTTTAGGTTTGGGCGTTGGTTTAGCCCGAAATACTGCCCATTCTGCTGAGGTTTCATGA